The sequence GGTAGATGAAGAAAATCTGATGGATGCAGTCACTGCCATATCCGGTAGTGGTCCTGCTTATGTATTTGCTTTTTTAGAAGCGCTGCAGTCTGCTGGAGAAAAACTCGGCTTAGATGCTGAAAGTGCCCGCAAACTTGCGTATGCAACCCTTGAAGGTGCAACCCAACTTGCACATAACTCCGATGAGCATGCTGGGGTGTTGCGTGAGCGGGTGACCTCTAAAGGCGGCACTACTGCAGCAGCGCTAGAAGTGATGAAGCAGCAAGGCTGGCATGGGATTTTAGAAAAAGCCATTGATGCGGCAAGCGAACGAAGCAAAGCAATGGGTGATGAATTAGGTAGAAGCTAATTCAGCGCTAAACCCAACACGATCCCTAGAAACAAAAACCCACCAAGCCAGCTGTTATGGCGAAAAGCCCGAAAGCATTCATCTCTTTGACGTGTAGAGATGAGTTTGAGGTGATAAACAGCGCAAGCTAAAGCTGCAAACCAGCCAATCAAGAAATAATTATTAAGATTAGCTAGTTGCGCCACCCAGATTTGACTGATGAATAAGGCGGCATAGCAAATTGCAATCGCCATCACATCATGCTTACCAAATGTAATTGCCGATGTGCGTAAACCCAGACGTAAATCATCCTCTCGATCCACCATCGCATATGCGGTGTCATAGGCTATCGCCCAAAAAATATTCCCAACAAACAAAATCCATGCTTCAAACGGAATCGAATTCTGAATAGCGGCATAAGCCATGGGAATACCGAAACCAAATGCAATACCCAGCACGGCTTGAGGCATGGCAAAGAATCGCTTCGTAAAGGGATAAATAAAAGCAACAGCTAATGCCAAAAAAGAGAGTTTCTTGGTATACGCATTGAGTGGCTGAATGAGCAAAAACGCAATCGCTGCCAATACAACAGCAACCAGTACCGCTTCTTTTCCAGAAACTTTTCCACTGGTTACGGGGCGTCCCTGTGTTCTTTGCACATGACGATCGAAATCACGATCAGCGTAATCATTGATTGCACACCCAGCACTTCGCATTAAAAAAGTACCCACTACAAAAATCGATAGGATCTTGGTATCCGGGAACCCACCACTTGCCAGCCAAAGCGCCCATAATGTGGGCCAAAGAAGCAATAGCGTACCAATTGGCTTGTCTAAGCGAATTAGGTAAGCATACGAGGTAAGTCGGTCTTTGAATCTCATAAGCTCATTATCAGGCCTTCAGAAATTCAGCACGTGATCCAAGCCATCGCTCCAGATGGCGTTCAACTAAATCTGCATGCTCAGCGAGTAAGCGATCAGCAGCCTTCTGAGCCAATTCAATCAACCAGGCATCCCGTTGTAGATCTACAAAACGCAACATCGCATCACCAGATTGTTTTGCCCCGAGTAATTCACCTGGACCCCGAAGCGAAAGATCTCGCTCAGCAATCACAAAACCATCCGAGACCTCACGCAAGGTTTGCAGACGTTCTTTGGCAGCCATGGATAAGGGCTCTGCATACATCAAAAGACATACTGAATCAGCCGATCCACGCCCTACGCGCCCTCTCAACTGGTGAATTTGAGCATAACCAAAACGCTCAGCATGCTCAATCACCATCAGCGCAGCATTGGGCACGTCTACCCCGACCTCAATAACGGTGGTTGCCACTAAGAGTTGAATTTCATTGGCCTTAAATGCAGCCATCACCGCTGCTTTTTCTTCTGCTTTTAAACGACCGTGAACTAAGCCGACCTTAAAGCCAGGTAAAGCTTGTGTAAGCTGCTCAAAACTTTCGACTGCTGTTTGCAACTGGAGTGCTTCAGACTCTTCAATCAATGGACAAACCCAATATGCTTGCAATCCTTTAGCTAGCCAACTTTGTAAACCGCCAATGACCTCGTCACGGCGGCTGGATTTAATCACCTTGGTAGCGATGGGCTTTCTTCCGGGAGGTAGTTCATCAATCACAGAAACATCAAGATCGGCGTAATACGTCATAGCTAAAGTCCGCGGAATCGGTGTTGCAGACATCATGAGTTGATGGCAATAAAACAATTCAGATCCGAGTCGTTGCTGAATCTCTAAACGCTGCCTCACTCCAAAACGATGTTGCTCATCAATTACCGCTAATCCTAGCTTCGCAAAACTCACGCTTTCTTGGATGAGTGCATGGGTGCCTACGATGAGTTGTGCAGTACCGCTCTCAATCATTTCTTGAGCCAATTTTTTATCTTTAGCCTTAAGACTTCCAGACAGCCAAGCGATCTGCACACCTAATGGCGCAAACCATTCCTTCATCTTGAGGTAGTGTTGTTCGGCTAAGATCTCCGTCGGCGCCATAACAGCTGCTTGATAGCCATGATCCATAACGCGTGCAGCGGCTAAAGCGGCCACCACAGTCTTACCACTACCTACATCGCCCTGTAAGAGACGATTCATCGGAAAGGATTGTTCTAGATCTTTCCCGATCTCTGACCAAACGCGATCTTGTGCAGCAGTCAATTTAAAGGGAAGCACTTTCAGTAGGCTTGCCTCTAGGCTTTTATCGTTACGAGGCTTTGTAAAGCTCGGGGCATGACGCTCTCTTCGAATCGCATGTGCGCGCTTTAATGAAATTTGCTGCGCGAGCAATTCTTCAAACTGAACACGCCGCCAGGCTGGATGAGTTCTTTCTAGTAGAGCCTGAGTATTTGCATCGGAAGGGGGTTGATGCAGATACTGAATGGCAGCTTGCAAACTAGGCCAATCATTGCTTGGAAGCAATTCTTGCATCAAGGCAGCAGGAAGAAACTCTGCCAAACTGTCTCGTAAACTTGGGTCACGCAATGCTTGTGCAACTGCCTTACGAATCACTGTCTGTGAAATACCAGCGCTCGCTGGATAAACCGGGGTTAAGCTCGTTGGCAGTGGCGCATCAACTGCAACAGCTTTCACTGTAGGATGAACCATTTCTGGGCCTTGAAATCCTTCGCGCACTTCGCCGCGAACCCGAATATGGGTGCCAACTGCCATTTGCTTTTGCTGACTTGGATAGAAGTTCAGGAAGCGGAGCTGCAAAGTGCCGGTGTCATCCTCAATTGTGACCAACATCTGTCGCCTGGGTCTAAATAAAACCTGATTACGAATGACGACACCTTGGGTTTGGGCTGAACTGAACCGGCCCTGGTTTAATGCCTCTTCGATGGTGAATAACTCTGTCTCATCCTCATATCGAGAAGGAAGATGCAAGGCAAGGGCCATTGGGCTGTCTAAACCCATCTTTTGGAGTGTGCTTGGCGTTGGTTTGGTAGTCATCGTTAAAATCCAATACCTGATGGTAATGCTATGCAACTCTCCGACTTCAATTACGAACTTCCTGCCGATCTAATTGCCCAGCACCCACTGGCCAATCGAACTGATAGCCGCCTTTTAGAGGTCAAGGCTGACGGGCCTGGTCACGCGGTATTACTTGATCGCCAGTTTAAGGACATCCTTGGCCTTATCAAACCTGGGGATTTACTAGTCTTTAATGACACTAAGGTTATTCCGGCACGACTCCATGGCAATAAAGAGACTGGGGGTAATGTTGAGTTACTGATCGAGCGCATTAGCGGAGATAAACAAGCCTGGGTCCAAATTAGAGCGTCAAAGGTTCCTAAAACAGGTTCCATTGTTCACATTCACAATCCAGCAGGAGAGTCTTTTCCAGTAGAAATGATTGGCTACGATGGGCGTTTTTACGAAGTTCGCTTTCCAGAAAATGTATTTGCCTTGCTGGAAAGATTTGGTGAACTGCCACTTCCACCCTATATCGAACACCGCCCTGATGGTGAGGATGCGCAACGCTATCAAACGGTAGTAGCTAAAAATCCTGGGGCGGTCGCAGCACCCACTGCAGGACTTCATTTTGATCAATCCATTCTGCAGGAATTAAAGAATCTAGGAGTCCAGCAGGCTACAGTTACGCTTCATGTGGGTGCTGGCACCTTTACCCCAGTCCGCGAGGAAGATCTCTCTAAGCATAAGATGCACTATGAGTGGTTCTCCATTCCAGAAGCAACCTTGCAAGCAATTAAAGAAACGAAAAGCCGGGGTGGACGAGTGATTGCCGTGGGTACAACTAGCCTCAGAGCCCTAGAGAGCCAGGCTATCAGCCAACAAAGTAGCGGGGAGACCAACCTCTTTATTACCCCTGGCTTTCAGTTTAAAACTGTGGATTGTTTGCTCACAAACTTTCATCTGCCAAAATCTACTCTGTTAATGCTGGTAAGCGCCTTTGCGGGGATGCACAATATCCGCGCTGCCTATCAACACGCCATTGCTCAAAAGTATCGTTTCTTTAGCTACGGAGATGCGATGTTTTTATCCCGACTTGAGAATACAAAGCCATGACCAAACCTGTCCACTTTAATATTTTGGCCCGCGACTCACAAAGCCCTGCTCGCCTTGGTCAACTTGATCTTCCACATGGCAGCGTGCAAACACCGATTTTTATGCCCGTCGGAACCTATGGCACTGTGAAGGCAATGACTCCACGTGATCTGCATGAAGCCAAGGCGCAAATTATTTTAGGGAATACGTTCCATCTGTGGTTGCGCCCAGGTTTAGACGTGATTCAAAAGCATGGTGGTCTGCATCGTTTTATGGGATGGGATAAGCCAATCCTAACTGACTCTGGAGGCTTTCAAGTTTTTAGCCTGGGAGCACTACGAAAGATTTCAGAAGAGGGTGTGACTTTTGCTTCCCCGATTAATGGTGACAAACTTTTTATGTCTCCAGAGGTCTCAATGGAAATTCAAGCGGTATTAAATAGTGATATCGCTATGCAGTTTGATGAATGCACCCCATATGAAATGAAGGGACAACCCACCTCAGAGAAAACTGCACGTGCCTCTTTGGAGATGTCTTTGCGTTGGGGTGATCGCTCCCTGAAACGCTTTCGGGAACTCAATACCGGCAATGGTCTCTTTGGTATCGTCCAGGGCGGCATGTTTGAAAATCTCCGTGAATTTTCTTTAGATGCTGTTAGCCAGCAGGGTTTTGATGGAATTGCAATTGGCGGTCTTTCCGTTGGAGAACCCAAGCCTGAATTTGAACGTATTTTGAACTTCACAGCCCCTAAGCTACCTGAACATATGCCCCATTACCTGATGGGGGTGGGAACCCCCGAGGACTTGATTTTGGGGGTGAGTTTGGGGATAGATATGTTTGATTGCGTGATGCCTACCCGCAATGCGCGCAATGGTTGGCTCTTCACACGCTTTGGCGATCTGAAGCTTCGTAATTCTGGCTATAAGGACGATGATCGCCCTGTTGACCCGACCTGTGCTTGCTATACCTGTCAAAACTTCACTAGGTCCTATTTAAACCACCTACAAAAGGCCAATGAGATCCTAGGATCACAACTCAATACCATCCACAACCTGTCTTACTACCTTCAATTAATGACCGAGGTGAGGGAAGCCTTGAGCAAAGATCGTTTTAGCGCGTATCGAGAAGAATTTCATACCAATCGCCAACGTGGGGTTGAGCCTGGGCAGGATTAATAGCCCCATAAGGGGATAGAGCCTGAAAACCGCTCCGTAGCCCCATACAGTTTAGAATTGCGGGTTTAGGGCTTTACTTAAAAGCCTAAAACTAAAGCAGTTTCCAAATAGTCTTTAACGGAGGTTTTATATGTGGATTAGTAACGCTTTTGCCCAAGCTCCAGCTGCGGGCGCAGATTCTGGTGGCCTGATGAGCTTTCTCCCATTAATTTTGATGTTTGCAGTTTTGTACTTCATCATGATTCGCCCACAAATGAAGCGTCAAAAAGAAGCTAAAGCGATGCTAGAAGCATTAGCTGTTGGCGATGAAGTAGTCACCGTTGGCGGCATCATGGGCAAAGTATCTGCATTAAAAGATCAAGTAGTTACTGTTGAAATTGCAGCTGGTACTGAAGTGCAATTGCAAAAGGGTGCAATTACTACTGTGTTGCCAAAAGGCACTCTGAAGTCTGCTTAATCTCTTTGCTTAAAAGTTACTGCATATGAATCGCTACCCACTCTGGAAATATATAGTTATTGCCATTGCTTTATTAATTGGCGGACTATATTCATTACCCAATTTCTATGGTGAGGCACCAGCAGTTCAAATCTCGTCCGCCAAACCAACCATCAAGGTTGATTTGGCGACGCAAGCTCGTGTAGAAAAGATTTTGGCCGAGGCTGACATCAGCAACACCGGCGTTTTCTTTGAGAACGCCGCCAATGTAGGCTCTATCAAAATTCGTTTTAGTAATACAGACACCCAGCTCCGCGCCCGTGATCTGCTGCAACAAAAAATCAATACCGATCAAAATGATCCAAACTTTACCGTTGCATTAAATCTCTTATCAAACACTCCAGACTGGTTGCATGCGATCAATGCCCTACCGATGCCTTTGGGTCTTGATCTGCGCGGCGGGGTGTACTTCTTATTACAAGTAGATATGAAGGGTGCCGTCCAGAAGAAAGTGACGTCCCTCGCAGCTGATATTCGCGCCCAATTGCGCGATAAAAATATCCGCCATCAAGGTATTGAGCGCGGCGCAGACAATATCACCATTAATTTTGGTAATACTTCGGATGCAGATGCTGCTCGCGCTGTATTAATGACCTCTCAACCTGAACTCATTTGGCAAGTTAAACCTACCGGCTTATCACCTAAATTGGTTGGCGAATTTAAACCTACGGCTTTGAAAGAAATTCAGGATAACGCGGTTAAACAAAATATCATTACCTTAAACAAGCGGGTAAATGAGTTAGCAGTTAAAGAACCGGTCATTCAACAACAAGGTGCCGAACGTATCGTGGTGCAATTGCCTGGTGTTCAAGATACCGCTCGCGCGAAAGACATTATTGGACGAACAGCAACTCTAGAGTCCCGCCTCGCAGATCCTATCGTTTCGACCATTAATGTTGGTGAAACTCCTCCACCCGGCATGGACACCTTCCGCTTCGGAGAAAACCGTTTAGGGGTTTTCAAAAAATCAGTCATCTTTAGTGGCGAAAGCATTACTGATGCGAGTGCTGGCTTTGATCAAAATCAACGCCCTGCTGTGAATATCTCACTTGATGCTGCTGGCGGAAGAGTCATGCAAGAAGTCACACGCGAGAATATTGGCAAGCCCATGGGTATGATTTTGTTTGAAAAAGGCAAAGGCGAAGTTTTGACAATTGCCACCATTCAAGGTGAGTTCGGCTCCAAGTTCCAAATTACTGGCCAACCAACTACTGCTAGTGCGAATGACTTAGCACTCTTACTCCGTGCAGGCTCATTAGCAGCCCCGATGGAAATCATTGAAGAGCGCACTATTGGCCCAAGTTTAGGTGCTGAGAATATTGAAAAAGGCTTTAAGTCTCTTTTAATCGGCTTTGCAGCCATTGCTATTTTTATGATTGCCTACTATTTGCTGTTTGGCACTTTCTCGGTAGTCGCTCTTGCCGTCAACCTACTACTACTGATCTCCGTACTATCGATGTTGCAGGCAACTCTGACCTTGCCTGGAATTGCTGCGATGGCTTTAGCGCTCGGTATGGCGATTGACTCAAACGTTTTAATTAATGAGCGTATACGTGAAGAACTACGCAATGGAGCATCGCCTCAAACTGCTATCGCCGTTGGCTTTGATAAGGCTTGGGCAACTATTTTGGATTCCAACGTCACTACCTTAATTGCCGGCCTTGCCTTATTGGCTTTTGGTTCGGGCCCAATCAAAGGATTTGCGGTTGTGCATTGCCTGGGTATTTTGACTTCGATGTTCTCGGCTGTCTTCTTCTCGCGTGGCCTTGTTAACCTTTGGTACGGCAGACACAAGAAGATTCAAAAACTCGCTATTGGCCAAGTTTGGCGCCCCCAGGAGAAATAAGCTATGGAATTTTTCCGCATCAAAAAAGATATTCCTTTCATGCGCCATGCGTTGGTGCTCAATGCGATTTCTTTCATTACTTTTTTAGCTGCAGTATTTTTCCTATGGCACAACGGCTTACATCTCTCCATCGAATTTACTGGCGGTACAGTGATGGAGGTCAGCTACCCCCAAACTGCGCCACTAGATTCGATCCGTGCTAAGGTCGAGAAACTGGGTTATGCAGATACCCAAATCCAAAACTTTGGTAGCTCACGTGATGTCATGATTCGCCTGCCATTGCAAAAAGATGCTGCAGGCAAAATGATCTCCTCTGCGGATCAAAGCGCAGCAGTAATGCAGGCCCTTGAACCAGCAAGCTCAGGCGCAAAACTTCAACGAGTTGAGTTTGTGGGACCGCAAGTTGGTCAAGAACTCGCCATGGATGGCCTAAAAGCACTGATATT comes from Polynucleobacter sp. MWH-Svant-W18 and encodes:
- the ubiA gene encoding 4-hydroxybenzoate octaprenyltransferase yields the protein MRFKDRLTSYAYLIRLDKPIGTLLLLWPTLWALWLASGGFPDTKILSIFVVGTFLMRSAGCAINDYADRDFDRHVQRTQGRPVTSGKVSGKEAVLVAVVLAAIAFLLIQPLNAYTKKLSFLALAVAFIYPFTKRFFAMPQAVLGIAFGFGIPMAYAAIQNSIPFEAWILFVGNIFWAIAYDTAYAMVDREDDLRLGLRTSAITFGKHDVMAIAICYAALFISQIWVAQLANLNNYFLIGWFAALACAVYHLKLISTRQRDECFRAFRHNSWLGGFLFLGIVLGLALN
- the recG gene encoding ATP-dependent DNA helicase RecG, which gives rise to MTTKPTPSTLQKMGLDSPMALALHLPSRYEDETELFTIEEALNQGRFSSAQTQGVVIRNQVLFRPRRQMLVTIEDDTGTLQLRFLNFYPSQQKQMAVGTHIRVRGEVREGFQGPEMVHPTVKAVAVDAPLPTSLTPVYPASAGISQTVIRKAVAQALRDPSLRDSLAEFLPAALMQELLPSNDWPSLQAAIQYLHQPPSDANTQALLERTHPAWRRVQFEELLAQQISLKRAHAIRRERHAPSFTKPRNDKSLEASLLKVLPFKLTAAQDRVWSEIGKDLEQSFPMNRLLQGDVGSGKTVVAALAAARVMDHGYQAAVMAPTEILAEQHYLKMKEWFAPLGVQIAWLSGSLKAKDKKLAQEMIESGTAQLIVGTHALIQESVSFAKLGLAVIDEQHRFGVRQRLEIQQRLGSELFYCHQLMMSATPIPRTLAMTYYADLDVSVIDELPPGRKPIATKVIKSSRRDEVIGGLQSWLAKGLQAYWVCPLIEESEALQLQTAVESFEQLTQALPGFKVGLVHGRLKAEEKAAVMAAFKANEIQLLVATTVIEVGVDVPNAALMVIEHAERFGYAQIHQLRGRVGRGSADSVCLLMYAEPLSMAAKERLQTLREVSDGFVIAERDLSLRGPGELLGAKQSGDAMLRFVDLQRDAWLIELAQKAADRLLAEHADLVERHLERWLGSRAEFLKA
- the queA gene encoding tRNA preQ1(34) S-adenosylmethionine ribosyltransferase-isomerase QueA encodes the protein MQLSDFNYELPADLIAQHPLANRTDSRLLEVKADGPGHAVLLDRQFKDILGLIKPGDLLVFNDTKVIPARLHGNKETGGNVELLIERISGDKQAWVQIRASKVPKTGSIVHIHNPAGESFPVEMIGYDGRFYEVRFPENVFALLERFGELPLPPYIEHRPDGEDAQRYQTVVAKNPGAVAAPTAGLHFDQSILQELKNLGVQQATVTLHVGAGTFTPVREEDLSKHKMHYEWFSIPEATLQAIKETKSRGGRVIAVGTTSLRALESQAISQQSSGETNLFITPGFQFKTVDCLLTNFHLPKSTLLMLVSAFAGMHNIRAAYQHAIAQKYRFFSYGDAMFLSRLENTKP
- the tgt gene encoding tRNA guanosine(34) transglycosylase Tgt; translated protein: MTKPVHFNILARDSQSPARLGQLDLPHGSVQTPIFMPVGTYGTVKAMTPRDLHEAKAQIILGNTFHLWLRPGLDVIQKHGGLHRFMGWDKPILTDSGGFQVFSLGALRKISEEGVTFASPINGDKLFMSPEVSMEIQAVLNSDIAMQFDECTPYEMKGQPTSEKTARASLEMSLRWGDRSLKRFRELNTGNGLFGIVQGGMFENLREFSLDAVSQQGFDGIAIGGLSVGEPKPEFERILNFTAPKLPEHMPHYLMGVGTPEDLILGVSLGIDMFDCVMPTRNARNGWLFTRFGDLKLRNSGYKDDDRPVDPTCACYTCQNFTRSYLNHLQKANEILGSQLNTIHNLSYYLQLMTEVREALSKDRFSAYREEFHTNRQRGVEPGQD
- the yajC gene encoding preprotein translocase subunit YajC; this encodes MWISNAFAQAPAAGADSGGLMSFLPLILMFAVLYFIMIRPQMKRQKEAKAMLEALAVGDEVVTVGGIMGKVSALKDQVVTVEIAAGTEVQLQKGAITTVLPKGTLKSA
- the secD gene encoding protein translocase subunit SecD is translated as MNRYPLWKYIVIAIALLIGGLYSLPNFYGEAPAVQISSAKPTIKVDLATQARVEKILAEADISNTGVFFENAANVGSIKIRFSNTDTQLRARDLLQQKINTDQNDPNFTVALNLLSNTPDWLHAINALPMPLGLDLRGGVYFLLQVDMKGAVQKKVTSLAADIRAQLRDKNIRHQGIERGADNITINFGNTSDADAARAVLMTSQPELIWQVKPTGLSPKLVGEFKPTALKEIQDNAVKQNIITLNKRVNELAVKEPVIQQQGAERIVVQLPGVQDTARAKDIIGRTATLESRLADPIVSTINVGETPPPGMDTFRFGENRLGVFKKSVIFSGESITDASAGFDQNQRPAVNISLDAAGGRVMQEVTRENIGKPMGMILFEKGKGEVLTIATIQGEFGSKFQITGQPTTASANDLALLLRAGSLAAPMEIIEERTIGPSLGAENIEKGFKSLLIGFAAIAIFMIAYYLLFGTFSVVALAVNLLLLISVLSMLQATLTLPGIAAMALALGMAIDSNVLINERIREELRNGASPQTAIAVGFDKAWATILDSNVTTLIAGLALLAFGSGPIKGFAVVHCLGILTSMFSAVFFSRGLVNLWYGRHKKIQKLAIGQVWRPQEK